One genomic window of Nasonia vitripennis strain AsymCx chromosome 1 unlocalized genomic scaffold, Nvit_psr_1.1 chr1_random0013, whole genome shotgun sequence includes the following:
- the LOC116415922 gene encoding histone-lysine N-methyltransferase Suv4-20-like, with protein sequence MLQFKEISLIDDITKFLIIDTYLGFETKKIDDINVKNLFKDDSQDIIKTIKEFLEKVDYDSTISTFFTLINKNLPEVSYLYSNDFKDSLHKYLELIDPNNLVNTVQETFQYSSFERQTKITAKTLIKKNMKIELTGLYTPLTLEEEKKLSKEGNDFSIMYSCRKKTYVVLLGPIALVNHDCNANCSYTSNVEGIMYLSSKRKIQKGEEITCVYSNDYFESNNLLCECKTCNDAKHLHKRQLKPIQYQNLSTSNIIARKLIEFKTLTEKMLPSEFHGKCQRKTNNNFEKGLAYDNEFYRIFIEFLKINRIISETTEEPKLQVDQIKSIVLGIYKNWHISSYKAVEKFVTKYFEIIKEDIKGKHLE encoded by the exons atgttgCAATTTAAAGAAATCTCTCTTATAGATGATATtaccaaatttttaattatagatACATATTTAGgatttgaaacaaaaaaaattgatgacataaatgttaaaaacCTTTTTAAGGATGACAGTCAGGATATCATTAAAACTATAAAAGAGTTTCTTGAAAAAGTTGATTATGACAGTACAATATCTACATTTTTTactttgataaataaaaatttaccaGAAGTTTCTTATTTATACTCGAACGATTTCAAAGATAGTTTACATAAGTATTTAGAATTAATTGATCCTAATAATTTAGTAAATACAGTTCAAGAAACATTTCAATACTCAAGTTTTGAACGACAAACTAAGATTACAGCTAAAacattgattaaaaaaaatatgaaaatcgaaTTAACGGGTTTGTATACCCCATTAACTttagaagaagagaaaaaattatcTAAAGAAGGAAATGATTTTTCTATCATGTATAGTTGTAGGAAGAAAACCTATGTAGTATTACTCGGACCAATCGCTTTAGTGAACCATGACTGTAATGCTAATTGTAGTTATACATCAAATGTTGAAGGAATCATGTATCTCAgttcgaaaagaaaaatacaaaaaggcGAAGAAATCACCTGTGTTTACAGTAATGATTATTTCGAAAGTAATAATTTACTTTGTGAATGTAAGACATGCAATGATGCAAAACATTTACATAAAAGACAATTAAAACCGATTCAG TATCAAAATCTATCAACATCAAACATTATTGCCAGAAAACTAATTGAGTTCAAAACATTGACAGAAAAAATGTTACCGTCAGAATTTCATGGAAAATGCCAACGAAAgactaataataattttgaaaaagggTTAGCTTATGACAATGAATTTtatagaatatttattgaatttttaaaaattaatagaatAATCTCAGAAACGACTGAAGAACCCAAACTGCAAGTTGATCAAATTAAAAGCATAGTACTTGGAATTTACAAAAACTGGCATATTTCAAGCTATAAAGCAGTGGAAAAATTTGTAACAAAGTATTTTGAAATCATCAAGGAAGATATCAAAGGTAAGCATTTAGAATAA